In Candidatus Chlorohelix allophototropha, one DNA window encodes the following:
- a CDS encoding DUF4388 domain-containing protein — MASSTILNGRIDKTDLPTLLRTAEKEKLSGELGFQRQNEKINLYYLFGQLYHAKWGDINGIDAVRELLNWRNGTYIFTEGIIPAQASINDDIDLILAKAPNRGGRPQTGSLPAIPQSVPISVALPNLETGNYMADLVPFDLKDLGTSDEQASKVSASREFKTPPSGNGINQNNPELFELPPTLTDDNQLAHEPPSNGLYRTRYICLPLGEQMSNSLVATGPQLEGELISLASIGFTGYVLGGPEVDGLPAVGIAMYHGRFIHAFYHARGQTGPIMHDGEKAFRAVIEQKGSGTARFYWFYEISMELMRASIALLTPPTRYSHLEVRIVRFKELLRMLGEENHTGCVRINVSPKAIGSDGKSSLLAGETAYIPLYEGSIMGLWTDNFPRISNDGQLLQRFLNEPQAYLDLHTTVPISEPGLTLETVLRAPTANHTEKFAINVPPAPTMTPPEPTQYTPIPQPPLQPTFEPLAVNVPMHEQVMPLDDDERQLRLITAISRMESTWTQAQKKERVEMHTALLLLAGFVNDVLSLSESANGRRVVLEMINHGLQNEFAPYINFMLSIDIPNGRINLVKLLRGYEVYSREGERASSEFYREAAKALRTVIRSCFQSYVGFVRRETVRFESQEMYEIFLQDVVRRI; from the coding sequence ATGGCTTCAAGTACCATATTAAACGGGCGAATTGATAAAACAGACTTGCCGACCCTACTACGTACCGCTGAGAAAGAAAAGCTGAGCGGTGAGTTAGGTTTCCAGCGTCAAAATGAGAAAATTAACCTATATTACCTCTTTGGGCAGCTTTATCATGCCAAATGGGGTGATATCAATGGTATTGATGCTGTCCGTGAGCTATTGAACTGGAGAAATGGTACTTATATCTTCACTGAAGGAATAATTCCTGCCCAAGCCAGTATCAACGATGATATAGATTTAATCCTTGCCAAAGCCCCAAACCGAGGGGGACGACCTCAAACCGGGTCATTGCCGGCAATACCTCAGTCAGTGCCAATTTCAGTCGCGTTACCTAATTTGGAAACAGGCAACTACATGGCTGATTTGGTTCCATTCGACCTGAAAGATTTAGGAACAAGCGACGAACAAGCGTCTAAGGTTTCAGCAAGTAGAGAGTTTAAAACTCCCCCTTCTGGCAATGGTATAAACCAAAATAACCCCGAATTATTTGAACTGCCGCCTACCCTCACCGATGATAATCAGCTTGCCCATGAACCCCCTTCAAATGGTCTCTACCGTACCCGCTATATTTGTCTGCCCCTTGGCGAGCAAATGTCCAATTCGCTGGTAGCTACCGGACCTCAATTGGAAGGCGAGTTGATAAGTCTTGCCAGCATTGGCTTCACCGGCTATGTATTGGGTGGGCCCGAAGTTGATGGATTGCCGGCAGTGGGTATCGCAATGTACCATGGGCGTTTTATCCACGCCTTTTACCACGCGAGGGGTCAGACCGGCCCAATTATGCATGACGGTGAGAAAGCTTTCCGGGCGGTCATTGAGCAAAAGGGCAGTGGTACAGCTCGCTTTTATTGGTTCTATGAAATAAGCATGGAATTAATGCGCGCCTCGATTGCACTATTGACTCCACCTACCCGCTATTCGCATCTTGAAGTTCGCATCGTGCGCTTCAAGGAATTGCTACGAATGCTCGGCGAAGAGAATCATACCGGTTGTGTAAGAATCAATGTGTCGCCAAAAGCAATAGGGTCTGATGGCAAGTCCAGCCTGTTAGCCGGAGAAACCGCCTATATTCCGCTCTATGAAGGGTCGATTATGGGGCTTTGGACTGATAATTTCCCGCGAATCTCCAATGATGGGCAATTACTCCAGCGGTTTCTGAACGAACCACAAGCCTATCTTGATTTGCATACTACTGTACCGATCAGTGAACCCGGTCTTACGCTTGAAACTGTATTGCGGGCACCAACAGCAAATCATACTGAGAAATTTGCCATAAATGTACCGCCAGCGCCTACTATGACGCCACCTGAACCAACTCAATATACGCCGATTCCCCAACCTCCGTTACAGCCAACTTTTGAACCTTTGGCTGTCAATGTGCCGATGCACGAACAGGTTATGCCTCTAGACGATGATGAGCGGCAATTGCGCTTGATTACCGCTATTTCACGGATGGAGTCAACTTGGACACAAGCACAAAAGAAAGAACGGGTGGAAATGCATACCGCCCTTTTACTATTGGCAGGTTTCGTCAATGATGTATTATCATTGTCCGAGAGCGCCAATGGGCGGCGCGTTGTTCTAGAGATGATTAATCATGGCCTTCAAAATGAATTTGCTCCTTACATCAATTTTATGTTGAGTATAGACATCCCTAACGGACGTATTAATCTAGTAAAATTATTACGGGGATATGAAGTTTATTCAAGAGAAGGCGAAAGAGCCTCTTCAGAGTTCTATCGGGAAGCCGCAAAAGCCTTGCGTACCGTAATACGCAGTTGCTTCCAGTCTTATGTAGGTTTCGTCCGTCGGGAAACAGTTCGTTTTGAATCCCAAGAGATGTACGAAATTTTCCTGCAAGACGTTGTTAGGCGCATATAA
- a CDS encoding response regulator transcription factor: MIKSKLVLVVDDSPTIRKIVEITLKREGYRVNTCESAMKALASITDEPPDLVLLDVMLPVMDGYQVCKIIKSRYRNLPVIMLTSKDGFFDKMRGKIAGSTQYITKPFEPKELLAVVRKHTGS, translated from the coding sequence GTGATCAAGAGCAAACTAGTACTGGTGGTAGACGATAGCCCCACTATTCGCAAAATTGTTGAAATTACACTCAAGAGAGAAGGCTACCGGGTAAACACCTGTGAAAGCGCAATGAAAGCTCTCGCCAGTATCACAGATGAACCGCCTGATCTAGTGCTGCTGGATGTGATGTTACCGGTAATGGACGGTTACCAAGTTTGCAAAATAATCAAGAGTCGATATCGGAATCTGCCGGTTATTATGCTAACCAGCAAAGATGGTTTCTTTGATAAAATGCGTGGTAAAATAGCGGGATCAACCCAATATATTACCAAACCTTTCGAACCCAAAGAACTACTGGCGGTTGTTCGGAAACACACCGGCAGTTAG
- a CDS encoding GNAT family N-acetyltransferase: MNDLNLKTYSSAVEFLEMMQTILERREEENNLMLGVALRLQANHLAYKNPPYLATVADNEKVELAATMTPPFPLLLFSERENPDSALQMLALDLYQNGWQVPRVLSKPALSLEFARIWASVSGRKYRDGMRERIYTLKQVIPPPSVSGHFRPASLDDTELVSQWYHDFQREALPDNAASDARDIGKARLVNGDIFLWEDAGKVVSLAVKARTTRHGCCLAPVYTPPEYRGRGYASNCVAALSQYLLDTGYQFTCLFTDLSNPISNSIYMKVGYTPLIDFHEYIFE; the protein is encoded by the coding sequence ATGAATGATTTGAACCTAAAAACCTATTCTTCTGCCGTAGAATTTCTGGAAATGATGCAGACTATATTGGAACGTCGGGAAGAAGAAAATAACCTGATGTTGGGTGTTGCCTTGCGCTTGCAAGCTAACCATCTTGCCTACAAGAACCCGCCATATCTGGCGACAGTTGCCGATAATGAAAAGGTGGAACTGGCAGCAACTATGACTCCTCCTTTTCCGCTACTGCTTTTCAGCGAGCGGGAAAACCCTGATTCGGCTCTACAAATGCTGGCGCTAGATTTATACCAAAATGGTTGGCAAGTGCCACGAGTATTGTCAAAACCCGCTTTATCGCTGGAATTTGCCAGAATATGGGCAAGTGTTTCAGGTAGAAAATATCGTGATGGTATGCGTGAACGTATTTATACCCTCAAGCAAGTAATTCCACCGCCCTCTGTGTCCGGTCATTTTCGTCCGGCAAGTTTGGATGATACCGAACTGGTAAGTCAATGGTACCACGATTTCCAACGTGAGGCGTTACCTGACAATGCTGCCTCTGATGCCAGAGACATAGGTAAGGCACGCTTGGTTAATGGAGACATATTTCTATGGGAAGATGCTGGAAAGGTAGTTTCGTTGGCAGTAAAAGCCCGCACTACCAGACATGGTTGCTGCCTCGCCCCGGTTTATACGCCACCTGAATATCGAGGTAGAGGCTATGCCTCCAATTGTGTAGCAGCATTGAGCCAGTATTTGCTCGATACCGGTTATCAATTCACCTGCCTATTTACCGATCTCTCAAACCCTATCTCAAACAGCATCTATATGAAAGTGGGCTATACCCCCCTGATTGATTTTCATGAGTATATTTTTGAGTAA
- a CDS encoding methyl-accepting chemotaxis protein — translation MQKLFRVQDWSIFYKLLAAFIIIALAALIPVSIINQQQARQGLLQEAQRNLSNLSRNTTNAVSDYLFERARDMDQIAINDALVNFMKTAQTDRSALGPNNRDQRDTVTLIRTRAPLMGQDTYLVLANPTGQIEITSEPEGGLRAGESNNISDQTYFQDIISKKKTVVITDPQIVHFNEKSGTVDAVITFAAPVHDASSQIIGIVAARIPLNDIWQIVNADKEAAGPGSFAMLVDSSGVRIADSRSTDDALGNSKYLFSVLYAIPASGTGSAQELLATNRFPKDFNFANKQDTIQGIFDRSQSQNFDTNNRFFEIKLNNADYQGAYGRTSSKQWSYYVLVPNSTFAAAANNITNTSIILGIIAVVLLLIVAFFLANTLTQPIRRIIRVLGRIGIGDFDARVPVTNQDELGQLSITLNAMFDNTLTLIQSREEKEQLQSQITRLLEEISTVAEGDLTVQAEVTADMTGAIADSFNLMIEELRKTIINIQRANSQTNDYVNLMVENAQRLDRVSDRQANRVMSVSGNVNEMNIAIQRVSAAANDAAKVAQEARANAGYGEEAVTRTISSMNRIRNNVQETAKKIKRLGESSQQIGEIVKLIDDIADQTNMLALNAAIQAATAGEQGKGFSMVTEEVRRLAQRSSNAAREIAHLVKSIQDDTAAAVVAMEEGTSEVVEGSRIADEAGKALIAIEEVVGKLANLSFAISESSVQQAGTSNDIARSMNEISSLTQEAVALRHQSGEVVKMVEKTAQELRSSVAAFKVTEDTPTFDALNLYAPHAQTQDELPAPTFAPPLVPVAQTNGKPLEISNPAGFSHLNDNGDIDLSSLLTDESDFFDSIFDEVGANKTPVEPPQAMG, via the coding sequence ATGCAAAAGTTATTTCGTGTTCAAGATTGGTCTATCTTCTATAAGCTATTGGCTGCCTTCATCATTATTGCGCTTGCTGCCCTCATTCCGGTTTCTATAATTAACCAGCAACAAGCAAGACAAGGTCTTTTACAGGAAGCGCAAAGAAACCTTTCAAACCTTAGTCGTAATACTACCAATGCAGTCAGCGATTATTTATTCGAACGGGCGCGGGATATGGATCAAATAGCCATCAACGATGCGCTCGTTAACTTTATGAAGACTGCGCAAACCGACCGCAGTGCGCTAGGTCCGAACAACCGCGATCAGCGTGATACCGTAACCTTGATTAGAACTCGCGCACCTTTAATGGGTCAGGATACTTATCTGGTATTGGCGAACCCCACTGGACAAATCGAAATCACCTCCGAACCTGAAGGCGGTTTGCGTGCGGGGGAATCAAACAACATCTCCGACCAGACTTACTTTCAAGATATTATTAGTAAGAAAAAAACAGTAGTTATTACTGACCCTCAAATCGTACACTTCAATGAGAAAAGTGGCACAGTAGACGCAGTCATTACCTTTGCTGCCCCAGTCCATGATGCCTCATCTCAGATAATTGGAATAGTAGCTGCCCGAATACCACTTAACGATATTTGGCAAATTGTAAATGCCGATAAAGAAGCCGCCGGACCGGGTAGCTTTGCAATGCTAGTAGATAGTAGCGGAGTACGTATTGCGGATAGTCGTTCAACCGATGATGCCTTAGGCAATTCCAAGTATCTCTTTTCTGTCCTTTATGCTATTCCTGCCAGTGGTACTGGTAGCGCACAGGAACTTCTCGCCACTAACCGTTTCCCCAAAGATTTCAATTTTGCCAATAAACAAGACACTATTCAGGGGATTTTCGATAGGTCACAAAGCCAGAATTTTGATACCAATAATCGCTTTTTTGAAATAAAGCTTAATAATGCCGATTATCAAGGTGCTTACGGGCGCACTAGCTCAAAACAATGGAGTTACTACGTACTTGTACCAAACTCCACTTTCGCCGCTGCTGCCAATAATATTACCAACACCTCAATTATTCTCGGTATTATTGCAGTGGTTCTGTTGCTTATCGTCGCATTTTTTCTGGCTAACACGCTAACCCAACCAATCCGTCGCATTATTCGAGTTTTGGGACGCATCGGTATAGGCGATTTTGATGCCCGTGTGCCGGTAACCAACCAAGATGAATTGGGGCAATTGAGCATTACCCTTAACGCGATGTTTGACAACACCCTGACGCTGATTCAAAGCCGCGAGGAAAAAGAACAACTTCAATCACAAATTACCCGCTTGCTGGAAGAAATCAGCACAGTAGCAGAAGGTGACTTGACGGTTCAAGCCGAAGTAACCGCCGATATGACCGGGGCAATTGCCGACTCCTTCAACCTGATGATTGAAGAATTGCGCAAAACCATTATCAACATCCAACGCGCTAACAGTCAAACCAACGATTATGTAAACTTGATGGTAGAAAATGCGCAAAGACTTGATCGAGTATCAGACCGACAAGCAAACCGGGTTATGAGCGTTTCCGGTAACGTCAATGAAATGAACATCGCCATTCAGCGCGTATCGGCAGCCGCCAATGATGCGGCAAAAGTAGCGCAGGAAGCCCGTGCTAATGCCGGATATGGCGAAGAAGCGGTTACACGCACTATTAGCAGTATGAACCGTATTCGGAATAACGTGCAGGAAACCGCTAAGAAAATCAAACGTCTAGGTGAGAGTTCTCAGCAAATCGGTGAAATTGTAAAATTAATTGACGACATAGCCGATCAAACTAATATGTTGGCTTTGAACGCTGCTATCCAAGCTGCTACCGCCGGTGAACAGGGGAAAGGCTTCTCTATGGTCACTGAAGAGGTGCGCCGCTTGGCACAGCGTAGTTCAAACGCTGCCCGCGAAATTGCGCACTTGGTCAAATCCATTCAGGATGATACTGCCGCCGCAGTAGTCGCAATGGAAGAAGGCACTTCAGAAGTAGTAGAAGGTTCTAGAATTGCGGACGAAGCCGGTAAAGCGTTAATCGCGATTGAAGAAGTAGTAGGTAAACTGGCAAATTTGAGCTTTGCAATTTCGGAAAGCTCGGTGCAACAAGCCGGTACTTCCAATGATATTGCCCGAAGCATGAACGAAATTTCCAGCCTCACCCAAGAAGCAGTCGCTTTGCGCCACCAATCCGGTGAAGTAGTGAAGATGGTTGAGAAAACCGCGCAGGAATTGCGCTCTTCTGTTGCCGCCTTTAAAGTTACCGAAGATACCCCTACCTTTGATGCTTTAAATCTTTACGCACCACACGCACAAACTCAGGACGAATTACCCGCCCCTACTTTCGCGCCACCGCTAGTACCAGTCGCGCAAACTAACGGGAAACCGCTCGAAATTTCCAATCCAGCAGGATTCTCTCATCTCAACGACAATGGTGATATAGACCTTTCTTCTTTGCTTACCGATGAATCTGACTTCTTCGATTCCATATTTGATGAGGTGGGTGCAAACAAAACTCCTGTTGAACCACCACAGGCGATGGGATAA
- a CDS encoding tyrosine-type recombinase/integrase: MRRYYEVVWQSKSFSAIVLVKTLLYTGVRVSALVNLKLREVDLERCQIRINQGKGGSDRVVPFPTSNTAQAKPTPPLAQLLANSAA, encoded by the coding sequence ATACGCCGTTACTATGAGGTAGTGTGGCAGTCCAAAAGTTTCTCAGCTATTGTGTTGGTCAAAACGCTGCTTTATACCGGAGTACGGGTAAGTGCATTGGTAAATCTTAAACTAAGGGAGGTAGATTTGGAACGTTGCCAAATACGTATAAATCAGGGTAAGGGTGGGAGTGATCGGGTAGTGCCCTTCCCCACCTCTAACACTGCTCAGGCTAAGCCAACTCCTCCGCTTGCCCAACTTTTAGCTAATAGCGCTGCCTGA
- a CDS encoding response regulator transcription factor, translating to MPHKILVVDDSPTERTLMSLPLQQAGYYIVTAVDGDDALDKIVKENPDLVVLDVVMPKKNGYQVCREIRTRLGKEKLPVIMLTTKSEASDKFWGMKQGANEYITKPFKGEELVAIVKRLL from the coding sequence ATGCCGCACAAAATATTAGTAGTTGATGACAGTCCCACAGAGCGTACTTTGATGAGTTTGCCGCTTCAACAAGCGGGATATTATATCGTTACCGCTGTGGACGGAGATGATGCGCTTGATAAGATTGTCAAAGAGAATCCCGATCTGGTAGTGCTAGATGTAGTAATGCCAAAAAAAAACGGCTATCAGGTTTGTCGCGAGATTCGTACTCGCCTTGGGAAAGAAAAGTTGCCAGTTATAATGCTTACCACCAAAAGTGAAGCAAGTGATAAATTCTGGGGCATGAAACAGGGCGCTAACGAATATATAACCAAACCATTTAAAGGTGAAGAACTGGTAGCAATAGTTAAACGCTTGCTATAA
- a CDS encoding chemotaxis protein CheW, translating to MTNPFQMGDTSITSPESFSYKETGPAPVQYLLFTLAGNKYGVPINQLQEVLRFNPEALAPVPNTADWLEGIISLRGVITSVVNLKIYLELETGYTSNLSSIDFVIGRAVPRLLVVYANNLSTALLVEDINGILFVEPEQILPVTQAVKDSYGKIGDFLSGFYTDQETNTTIALINAQNLITAPTLQRVSAAT from the coding sequence ATGACAAATCCTTTCCAGATGGGTGATACCAGTATCACTTCCCCTGAAAGTTTTTCATACAAAGAAACCGGACCAGCGCCGGTGCAATATTTGCTGTTTACCCTTGCCGGTAATAAATATGGTGTGCCTATAAATCAGCTTCAGGAAGTATTGAGGTTTAATCCTGAAGCGCTCGCACCCGTCCCCAATACCGCAGATTGGCTGGAAGGTATTATCAGCCTACGTGGGGTAATAACTTCAGTGGTAAACCTCAAAATATATCTCGAACTTGAGACCGGTTATACGTCAAACCTTTCTTCCATTGATTTTGTTATTGGTAGAGCAGTACCACGCTTGCTAGTGGTGTATGCTAATAACCTGTCAACTGCATTACTGGTAGAAGATATAAATGGGATTCTATTTGTAGAGCCTGAGCAAATCCTACCTGTAACCCAAGCCGTAAAAGACAGCTATGGGAAAATTGGGGATTTTTTAAGTGGGTTCTATACTGATCAAGAAACCAATACAACAATAGCCCTGATAAACGCTCAAAACCTGATTACTGCTCCGACCTTACAGCGAGTGAGTGCAGCAACTTAG
- a CDS encoding pitrilysin family protein yields the protein MYQKSVLNNGVRVVTEKMPDVHSLTIGILLEVGSRHEKAEENGIAHCIEHLLFRGTSTRDAATLARMIDLAGGQLGAFTTRDYTCLFAAVLDDYRTFALDIFGDLLLHSVFEDESIKREQEVIIQELEAGDERPEKLAQQLLKNIAWNNHPLGSNIYGNRDSVACLNRNNIIDFYLDYYGADRIIVAAAGNLEHEDFVAQTNDALWALPTSRVLHAENRGNIVDFQAGLEVKKRDSAHIYFALGAPAPHYTSENRYSAYVLNSLLGAGMSSRLYRQIRDERALVYDIGSSYHPYCEAGMLLVEGFTTPPNFIPVLYHIVETLQSLCTESVSEEEIWRAKERLRGEILLGAESSNSRMSQLSTQELYFGRHIQLDELVTEIRAVSTESITAMASDIFQPGNIALAAVGAIDELEQDYVLSLLGL from the coding sequence GTGTATCAAAAAAGCGTCCTAAATAACGGGGTTAGAGTTGTCACCGAGAAAATGCCGGACGTTCACAGCCTTACCATTGGTATTTTGCTGGAAGTAGGGTCACGGCACGAAAAAGCGGAAGAAAACGGCATTGCCCATTGTATCGAACACCTGCTTTTCAGAGGTACTTCGACTAGGGATGCCGCTACTCTAGCGCGGATGATAGACCTTGCAGGCGGTCAACTCGGAGCCTTTACCACAAGAGATTATACTTGTCTGTTTGCAGCGGTTTTGGATGATTACCGAACTTTTGCGCTTGATATTTTCGGTGACCTGCTACTCCACTCGGTATTCGAGGATGAAAGCATTAAACGAGAGCAGGAAGTCATTATTCAGGAGTTGGAAGCTGGAGATGAGCGTCCTGAAAAATTGGCGCAACAGCTTCTCAAAAATATTGCTTGGAATAATCACCCGCTTGGGTCAAATATTTACGGTAATAGAGATTCAGTTGCTTGCCTGAATCGTAATAACATCATAGATTTTTATCTCGACTACTATGGTGCAGATAGAATAATTGTCGCAGCGGCGGGCAACCTAGAACATGAAGACTTTGTAGCGCAAACAAACGATGCATTATGGGCGTTACCTACCAGCCGGGTACTCCACGCCGAAAATAGGGGTAATATAGTCGATTTTCAAGCTGGTTTAGAGGTAAAAAAACGGGACTCCGCCCATATCTACTTTGCCTTAGGCGCACCTGCGCCACACTATACCTCCGAAAACAGGTATAGCGCCTATGTATTGAATAGCCTGTTAGGAGCAGGAATGAGTTCGCGCTTGTACCGGCAAATCCGGGATGAACGCGCGCTGGTTTATGATATCGGTAGCAGCTACCATCCCTATTGTGAAGCAGGTATGTTACTGGTAGAAGGTTTCACTACACCGCCGAACTTCATACCGGTGCTATACCATATAGTTGAAACTTTGCAAAGCTTGTGTACTGAATCGGTTAGTGAAGAAGAAATATGGCGGGCAAAAGAACGGCTTCGCGGAGAAATCTTACTGGGGGCTGAGTCGAGCAATTCTCGAATGAGCCAGTTAAGCACACAGGAATTATATTTCGGACGACATATTCAGTTAGACGAATTGGTTACAGAAATTCGGGCAGTTTCCACCGAAAGCATAACCGCAATGGCTAGTGATATATTTCAGCCCGGTAATATAGCTTTAGCGGCTGTCGGTGCAATTGACGAGTTAGAACAAGATTATGTACTTAGCTTGTTGGGCTTGTAA
- a CDS encoding M50 family metallopeptidase produces the protein MAGGGIKNIFKSNTVNSLDKNFVIGMGLATIVVVTLWWTPLLFPFRMMTTTVHELSHAITVILTGGTVQGFDVNVNGSGVVYFAGGFSLLVYSAGYLGSTIFGGVMLLVAKNAKGRRDALLFMAIGIVVVLLVAGLLRAIRNGNPFDIIIFRDFWALLIVIMLVGLLWLVAFKAPDVVSAFICYTLALLSVLYALFDLLNVFTASFSPWGGFNDARGLESATHIPAFIWAGVWCVVAGVILWQFFRAALRGGGSSEKSLPGKGSMKSPLDKYNDKFNF, from the coding sequence ATGGCTGGCGGCGGAATCAAGAATATTTTTAAGAGCAATACGGTTAATTCGCTGGACAAAAACTTTGTAATCGGGATGGGGTTGGCAACAATAGTAGTAGTTACGCTGTGGTGGACACCCCTATTATTCCCATTTCGCATGATGACCACCACTGTACATGAGTTGAGCCATGCTATCACCGTTATCCTTACTGGCGGTACGGTGCAAGGCTTTGATGTCAATGTCAATGGCAGTGGAGTGGTGTACTTCGCCGGCGGTTTCTCGCTATTGGTTTATTCTGCGGGATATCTCGGTAGCACTATTTTTGGCGGGGTTATGCTACTGGTAGCCAAGAATGCGAAGGGTAGGCGCGATGCACTTTTGTTTATGGCTATCGGCATCGTGGTTGTTTTGTTGGTTGCAGGTTTGTTGCGTGCCATTCGCAACGGCAATCCTTTTGATATTATAATTTTCCGCGATTTTTGGGCGTTGTTAATAGTAATAATGCTAGTGGGTTTGTTATGGCTGGTGGCTTTTAAAGCACCGGATGTGGTGTCGGCTTTTATTTGTTACACTCTAGCGCTTCTGAGCGTCCTTTACGCTTTATTTGACCTCCTGAACGTCTTTACAGCCAGTTTTAGTCCATGGGGCGGTTTTAACGATGCTCGCGGTCTGGAATCTGCCACCCATATTCCGGCGTTTATTTGGGCGGGGGTGTGGTGCGTAGTGGCAGGCGTAATTCTGTGGCAATTTTTCAGGGCAGCTTTGCGCGGGGGTGGTTCAAGTGAAAAGAGCTTGCCCGGCAAGGGTTCTATGAAATCACCTTTAGACAAATATAATGATAAATTTAATTTCTGA